In the Gossypium raimondii isolate GPD5lz chromosome 9, ASM2569854v1, whole genome shotgun sequence genome, one interval contains:
- the LOC105799553 gene encoding nudix hydrolase 23, chloroplastic isoform X1, with the protein MLKAIQILGCSSGFISQRLKKPHSGNGFSLISSKTSYNSTPKSLSFRVIRMFSTPSQSNSDAPSSSSSSVAVHLAGNVRKIKFCQWCGGPAKHEIPDGEEKIRAICTLCGKIAYQNPKMVVGCLIEHDRKILLCKRNIEPSLGLWTLPAGYLEIGESAAEGAIRETWEEAGAEVEVISPFAQLDIPLIGQTYVIFLAKLKKPQFSPGPESSECCLFEVDDIPFDSLAFSSIFVTLNLYIEDVKSGKVKFHYGTINKRLGTGPSDIRAFTLDYHLQV; encoded by the exons ATGCTAAAAGCTATACAAATTCTTGGGTGTTCATCTGGGTTTATCTCTCAAAGACTAAAGAAGCCTCATTCCGGTAATGggttttctttaatttcctcaaaaaCAAGCTACAACTCAACTCCCAAATCGCTGTCTTTTAGAGTGATTCGGATGTTTTCGACTCCGTCCCAGTCCAACTCAGATGCcccttcttcctcttcttcttccgTTGCAGTTCATTTAGCT GGCAATGTCCGTAAGATCAAGTTCTGCCAGTGGTGTGGCGGCCCAGCAAAGCATGAAATTCCTGATGGAGAAGAGAAGATAAGAGCTATTTGCACCCTCTGTGGAAAAATTGCCtatcaaaacccaaaaatg GTTGTGGGTTGCCTCATTGAGCATGATAGAAAGATTCTACTATGCAAGCGAAATATTGAACCATCTTTGGGTCTTTG GACTCTTCCTGCTGGTTACCTGGAAATTGGGGAGTCTGCTGCTGAAGGGGCAATAAGGGAAACATGGGAAGAGGCAGGAGCTGAAGTGGAAGTCATTTCCCCTTTTGCACAACTGGATATTCCCCTTATTGGACAA ACTTATGTAATCTTCTTGGCAAAGCTGAAGAAGCCCCAATTTTCACCAGGACCAGAATCATCTGAGTGCTGTCTCTTTGAAGTGGACGACATTCCCTTTGATTCTTTggcattttcttccatttttgtTACTTTGAATTTG TACATCGAAGATGTTAAATCTGGGAAAGTAAAGTTTCACTATGGCACCATTAACAAAAg GCTTGGGACTGGCCCATCAGATATCCGTGCCTTTACCCTCGACTATCACTTGCAGGTTTGA
- the LOC105799553 gene encoding nudix hydrolase 23, chloroplastic isoform X2 yields the protein MFCTPSQSNSDAPSSSCSSVAVHLAGNVRKIKFCQWCGGPAKHEIPDGEEKIRAICTLCGKIAYQNPKMVVGCLIEHDRKILLCKRNIEPSLGLWTLPAGYLEIGESAAEGAIRETWEEAGAEVEVISPFAQLDIPLIGQTYVIFLAKLKKPQFSPGPESSECCLFEVDDIPFDSLAFSSIFVTLNLYIEDVKSGKVKFHYGTINKRLGTGPSDIRAFTLDYHLQV from the exons ATGTTTTGTACCCCGTCCCAGTCCAACTCAGATGCCCCGTCTTCATCTTGTTCTTCCGTTGCAGTTCATTTAGCT GGCAATGTCCGTAAGATCAAGTTCTGCCAGTGGTGTGGCGGCCCAGCAAAGCATGAAATTCCTGATGGAGAAGAGAAGATAAGAGCTATTTGCACCCTCTGTGGAAAAATTGCCtatcaaaacccaaaaatg GTTGTGGGTTGCCTCATTGAGCATGATAGAAAGATTCTACTATGCAAGCGAAATATTGAACCATCTTTGGGTCTTTG GACTCTTCCTGCTGGTTACCTGGAAATTGGGGAGTCTGCTGCTGAAGGGGCAATAAGGGAAACATGGGAAGAGGCAGGAGCTGAAGTGGAAGTCATTTCCCCTTTTGCACAACTGGATATTCCCCTTATTGGACAA ACTTATGTAATCTTCTTGGCAAAGCTGAAGAAGCCCCAATTTTCACCAGGACCAGAATCATCTGAGTGCTGTCTCTTTGAAGTGGACGACATTCCCTTTGATTCTTTggcattttcttccatttttgtTACTTTGAATTTG TACATCGAAGATGTTAAATCTGGGAAAGTAAAGTTTCACTATGGCACCATTAACAAAAg GCTTGGGACTGGCCCATCAGATATCCGTGCCTTTACCCTCGACTATCACTTGCAGGTTTGA
- the LOC105799551 gene encoding uncharacterized protein LOC105799551, translating into MNRAIKAVIFNSQGSCLFQRAAFFHSTPVLEHKKRNYWQFGKRKRRMRAKQELLRNFGAYADIMFENWRDEFHEDDPSSSRGPSWFKRQQSKGSRRDWSDNKGFYYRGRRPFEFCEDIDDDIENIFRSAFGGSQFFYWSFINDEYPKWRRSRYSDNYEKSWRWSSRFDEDSDSTESGNAESSDQDTIADRRALGLSASGPLTLEDVKTAYRACALKWHPDRHHGSSKAVAEEKFKLCNSAYQSLCDKMALN; encoded by the exons ATGAATAGGGCAATAAAAGCAGTCATTTTCAACTCTCAAGGCAGCTGTCTTTTCCAAAGGGCTGCTTTCTTCCATTCCACTCCTGTCCTTGAACACAAAAAACGCAATTACTGGCAATTT GGTAAGAGGAAAAGAAGGATGCGTGCAAAACAAGAATTACTGCGCAATTTTGGTGCTTATGCAGATATCATGTTTGAG AACTGGAGAGATGAGTTTCATGAAGATGATCCGTCATCAAGTAGAGGCCCGTCATGGTTCAAAAGACAGCAAAGTAAGGGATCTAGAAGAGATTGGTCCGACAATAAGGGATTTTATTACAGGGGTAGAA GACCTTTTGAGTTTTGTGAAGACATTGATGATGACATAGAGAACATATTTAGGTCTGCATTTGGTGGAAGCCAGTTCTTTTATTGGTCCTTCATTAATGATGAGTACCCTAAATGGAGGAGATCCAGATACTCGGATAACTATGAGAAATCTTGGAGGTGGAGTTCTCGATTTGATGAGGATTCAGACTCAACAGAATCTGGTAATGCTGAGAGTTCAGACCAAGATACAATTGCAGATAGGCGGGCCCTTGGACTAAGTGCATCTGGTCCTCTAACACTTGAAGATGTCAAAACTGC ATATCGAGCCTGCGCACTGAAATGGCATCCAGATCGTCATCATGGCTCTTCCAAG GCTGTTGCAGAGGAGAAATTCAAGCTTTGTAACTCAGCATATCAGTCGTTATGCGATAAGATGGCATTGAACTGA
- the LOC105799555 gene encoding probable L-type lectin-domain containing receptor kinase S.5, whose product MGSTLLAYFLIPAVFLVQVTCFQFNFSTFQKEDESQLTLSRNSYIVLGAIQVTPDVNGGSMQNLSGRALYKKPFRLWKGNHTTIASFNTSFVLNIRNQTSPGGEGVAFLITGNSSLPDNSQGQWLGMVNANTNGSSQASVVAVEFDTRKSDDQDMDGNHIGLNINSIHSTKQVSLSNYGVNISGREDLRVHLRYDGQKLSVFIGDNQTLVLSQSLDLSTHLPEKVFMGFSGSTSNETELNCVKSWAFSGTDIGGDRNLRWVWIMVPVASVGILVGVAMYLWLRRVYKEEDMEGQGARLQGNIEDEIKRSNLGPRRFGLKELKQATGNFNPKNKLGKGGFGTVYKGTWRNNDVAVKRVSKKSHQGKQEFIAEVTTIGHLNHKNLVKLIGWCYEKREFLLVYEYMPHGSLDKFIFCDDKPTLQEESTLNWEQRLLIIQGVAQALDYLHNGCQKRVLHRDIKSSNIMLDSEFNAKLGDFGLARTIQEKEKTHHSTIEIAGTPGYMAPETFLISRATVETDVYSFGVLVMEVVCGRRPGNQSELNNYNNSIVNRVWDYYRKGSISGAADSRMDGDFDEKEVECVLVIGLGCCHPNPHYRPSMRTVLQVLSGEADPPQVPQERPSFVWPAMPPSFNHMDDSLTGSQLTPFTDLSGR is encoded by the coding sequence ATGGGCTCTACCCTTTTAGCCTACTTTTTAATCCCAGCTGTTTTTCTTGTTCAAGTAACCTGTTTTCAGTTCAATTTTTCAACTTTCCAGAAAGAAGATGAAAGCCAGCTTACCTTGAGTAGGAACTCTTACATAGTTCTTGGAGCTATCCAAGTTACTCCCGATGTTAATGGAGGTTCCATGCAAAATTTGTCTGGACGAGCTCTGTATAAGAAACCATTTAGGCTTTGGAAAGGCAACCACACCACCATTGCTTCTTTCAATACAAGTTTCGTCCTCAATATCCGCAACCAAACCTCTCCTGGTGGCGAAGGCGTTGCCTTTTTAATAACCGGCAACTCCAGCCTACCGGACAACAGCCAAGGACAGTGGTTGGGGATGGTAAATGCCAATACAAATGGTTCTTCTCAGGCCAGTGTGGTGGCGGTGGAATTTGACACCAGGAAGAGCGACGACCAAGATATGGATGGCAACCATATTGGGTTAAACATAAACAGCATCCACTCAACCAAGCAAGTTTCTTTAAGCAACTACGGTGTTAACATTTCGGGACGTGAGGATTTAAGGGTGCATCTTCGTTATGACGGCCAAAAGTTGTCAGTTTTCATTGGGGACAACCAGACACTTGTGCTTTCTCAGTCTCTTGATCTCTCTACTCATCTTCCGGAGAAGGTTTTCATGGGATTCTCTGGTTCAACAAGCAATGAAACTGAGCTCAACTGTGTGAAATCCTGGGCGTTTTCTGGTACCGATATAGGTGGAGATCGCAATCTACGGTGGGTTTGGATCATGGTTCCAGTGGCAAGTGTGGGTATATTAGTTGGGGTTGCCATGTACTTGTGGTTGAGGAGGGTATACAAAGAGGAAGATATGGAGGGTCAGGGTGCTCGACTTCAAGGGAACATAGAAGATGAGATTAAACGTTCCAATTTGGGTCCAAGGAGGTTTGGGTTAAAGGAATTGAAGCAAGCGACTGGGAATTTTAACCCGAAGAACAAGCTTGGGAAAGGTGGATTTGGAACTGTTTACAAGGGAACCTGGAGAAACAACGACGTGGCTGTCAAAAGAGTGTCCAAGAAATCACACCAAGGCAAGCAAGAATTCATTGCGGAAGTCACTACAATCGGCCACCTCAATCACAAGAATCTCGTCAAGTTAATAGGATGGTGCTACGAAAAGCGGGAATTTCTCCTTGTGTACGAATACATGCCCCATGGAAGCCTCGATAAGTTCATCTTCTGCGATGATAAACCAACCCTGCAGGAGGAATCCACACTCAACTGGGAGCAAAGGCTATTGATAATCCAAGGGGTGGCTCAAGCACTAGACTACCTTCACAACGGTTGTCAAAAAAGGGTGCTCCACCGTGACATCAAATCTAGCAACATCATGCTGGATTCCGAGTTCAACGCCAAGCTCGGAGATTTCGGACTGGCCAGAACCAtccaagagaaagaaaaaacgCACCATTCGACCATCGAGATCGCTGGCACGCCAGGTTATATGGCCCCAGAAACCTTTCTTATAAGCCGAGCCACGGTGGAAACCGATGTTTATTCCTTTGGGGTTCTTGTGATGGAAGTTGTTTGTGGGAGAAGGCCCGGGAATCAAAGTGAGCTAAACAACTACAACAATAGTATTGTGAATCGGGTATGGGATTACTATAGGAAAGGAAGCATCAGTGGCGCTGCTGATTCCAGGATGGATGGGGACTTTGATGAAAAAGAAGTGGAGTGTGTGCTTGTTATAGGCTTGGGTTGCTGCCATCCCAACCCACACTATAGGCCTTCAATGAGGACTGTGTTGCAGGTACTTTCAGGTGAAGCGGATCCACCCCAGGTACCCCAAGAGCGACCTTCATTTGTGTGGCCAGCCATGCCCCCATCCTTCAACCACATGGATGATTCACTTACAGGAAGTCAACTCACTCCATTTACGGATCTTAGTGGTAGATGA
- the LOC105799554 gene encoding riboflavin synthase, protein MVLSTSLHSLCIIPHTSQSKIPSIFNLLKSPLAKPHLKINPIFKPSSLSLFTQPSKLRPKTQNFRTPTIRSLFTGIVEEMGEIKQLGMAGHGGFDLKIHAKTVIEDVHLGDSIAVNGTCLTVTDFDTHLGEFTVGLAPETLRKTSLSELEPGSLVNLERAIPPTGRMGGHFVQGHVDGTAEIVGKQVEGDSLWIKVKTDKNLLKYVVPKGFIAIDGTSLTVVDVFEEELCFNFMLVAYTRQKVVIPLKEIGQKVNLEVDILGKYVERLLSSGFVDSIKGSRFPETHNKN, encoded by the exons ATGGTGCTCTCCACATCTCTGCATTCGCTTTGCATAATCCCCCATACCTCTCAATCTAAAATCCCAAGCATCTTCAACCTCCTAAAGTCTCCCTTAGCCAAACCTCACCTCAAAATCAACCCCATTTTCAAACCCTCTTCCCTTTCCCTTTTCACTCAACCATCCAAGCTCAGaccaaaaacccaaaatttccGTACCCCCACCATCCGCTCCCTCTTTACCGGTATCGTcgaagaaatgggtgaaatcaAGCAACTGGGTATGGCCGGTCACGGCGGATTCGATCTCAAAATACACGCCAAAACTGTTATAGAGGATGTCCACCTCGGTGACAGCATTGCGGTTAATGGAACTTGCCTAACGGTGACGGATTTCGACACCCATTTGGGAGAATTCACGGTTGGGCTGGCCCCTGAAACCCTAAGGAAAACTTCATTGAGTGAACTGGAACCCGGGTCATTGGTGAATTTGGAGCGGGCTATCCCGCCAACAGGCCGGATGGGAGGCCATTTCGTGCAAGGACACGTGGATGGCACAGCGGAGATAGTGGGGAAACAAGTGGAAGGGGATTCATTGTGGATCAAGGTTAAGACGGATAAAAACTTATTGAAATATGTAGTGCCAAAAGGATTCATAGCTATAGATGGGACTAGTTTGACAGTGGTGGATGTGTTTGAAGAGGAACTTTGCTTTAATTTCATGCTAGTAGCTTATACTCGGCAGAAAGTGGTGATTCCTTTGAAGGAAATTGGGCAAAAGGTGAATTTGGAGGTGGATATCCTCGGCAAGTATGTTGAGAGGCTTCTCAGCAGTGGTTTTGTTGATTCCATTAAAGGCTCACGATTTCCAGAAACTCATAACAAG aattga
- the LOC105797694 gene encoding 4-hydroxy-tetrahydrodipicolinate reductase 2, chloroplastic-like — MLPMFQQGTTVGDRDRLYRTVEESKVVAFLAAMEIMAEQFPGAFSGYNLQIQMIRDPKQQIEMMGVVEEHLSGHACHLYHLTSPDQTIMFAADRYTRRELFVAKKVKSKAEK, encoded by the exons ATGCTGCCAATGTTCCAACAGGGCACCACTGTTGGAGACAGGGATCGACTCTATAGGACTGTTGAAGAGTCAAAG GTTGTTGCATTTCTTGCAGCCATGGAGATCATGGCTGAGCAGTTTCCTGGAGCCTTCTCTGGATATAACCTACAG ATACAAATGATCCGGGATCCCAAGCAGCAGATTGAGATGATGGGAGTAGTAGAAGAGCATTTGTCGGGCCATGCTTGTCATTTGTATCATCTAACATCACCTGATCAAAC CATAATGTTTGCGGCAGATCGATATACGCGGAGGGAACTTTTCGTTGCTAAGAAG GTTAAGTCGAAGGCAGAGAAGTGA